The nucleotide window gagtttaaatgtatttggatgttatgatgaatttagatgtatttatgagaagatgaaaaaagttatgggtcccacgtgtaaagaagtgttaaattaaaaaaagttgtgggtcccacgtgtaaagaagttttgagttgagatgagttaagtaatttgagagttaagtgtttggatgttagatttaacttaaaattagactgaactgagttgaactCAGACGAGTTTAACAACTAAATGGAGCCTAAATATGATTTAATTATTGGAACCGCTAGGAAATTAAAGATTAAATTGTCTTGATGAATAAGGTGTACTGGAAATTAATGTCATGATAAGTTGATAacgataataatatatataaaagctcaCTGGATAGTGCCCCCCCTATTAATTATTCAGAGTGATCTGCTACAAACTAGAAAATTCCTCAAATCACTCTTAagtttagaaataaaagattaattgaCTAAAGAgcattaattttagtttaaacaAAGATTATGTGATGTACATACATGTGAGGGTTTCGAGCGGGCACTAATATATAGAAACTGGCCGTCGGAATACCAATACTATTGTACACGTGATGTATATGTTAGAACCTAAAGATCAAGGGCTAgacatattttacattttacaccATATtccctcaaaaaaaaaaaaaaaaaaaaacagagagagagactgaaGTTTGTGAGTTAATTACAACTGATCTAGCTAGCTACCCAGTAAATAACCATTTTTAGGACTTAATTAGCATCCGATCGAGCAACGTCACATGATTCACATGCAACTAATTTATAAGTTCACATAGTATATTGCACCCACAAATAATTCTGCTGCTAATGAGTATTTGCATGATGATCATGTGATCAAATCAACCATGCACACCAACCTTAATTAATTGCTCGTTAATTTCATAAGATACTAATTGTAGGGTTAGTACTCTTGGgcttaaattaaatattaagtgACAACTTGAGATCAGAAGGTCGAGCTTGTTGCTCTTAACCAACCCTAGCtcccattttcatttcatcttatatatatatatatatatatatatatatatatatatatattaatcgaGTGAAAAAAGATATCATGATAATCTTTAGCggaagtgtgtgtgtatatatccATAAGTTTAAAacggcactacaagaaaaatgaatattagtGACGAGAttaatagactcattttagcaGAAAACAGTTATTTTGATAGGAAATAACTGATAggaaataaacaattttcttataacgCGGAATGCAGTATTTGTTGTGACCCGATGAGGATAAGGTTTTAGCGAAACATTTAATGAATTATCtctcttgcatatatatatatatagttagtgaGTTTATGTGCTCAATCAATAATTGGTAGCATAATATATACCTGATTAGGTAAAGCATGATCCCGGATATTATATAGAACTACTTATATTAACAAAATTAGTACCTTCTCGTTTGTAATGCAATATATGCACTCAAAAATCAATCAAACTTGCATAGAAGCACGGAACGAACAAATGGAAAACCCCATTCTTTGTATCTAATCGTTATGTTATTCAAAATTACAAAGGCTGGTGTAAATAAAAACTTTCCGAGGATCCATCCATTTTGATCTGAAGCTCCCAAAATTCATAGCAAGTGAGAGAGTATACACTCGCTATTGCTGAACTTCAGCTATTATGGCTAGATCCTTATAAAATTTGCACGCCTGCAAGTTAGAACTCACAAAGGAGACGAAAAAAACGAGGCCTATCTTCCTTGGGTCATTTAGTAAATTACTACTTGAAGGAAGACAGGAgaatgaaaaatcaaaactagGAAATCAGTGGTGTGTACATACTTTTTTCTCCCTACATCGTTCACTCTTCCAATCCATTTTTCATCCCTTTAATTCTTTAGGTATCATTCCACACCGTGAAAGTTGGAGCTGCTGCATGGCAAACAGCCATATTGCTTGACCTCGGCGCGAGAGTTGGCACAGCAGTTGGCACCCAATTGTTGCACATCGAGCCCTGATCATAAGCGGTAGTGGTCTTAACCACACTTGCCGTTGAATGCTGTGAAAGATAATACAAGTTCCTGGCTTGGTAAGGATCTGCTGAGGCAAACACGTTTTCATAACCAAGTGCCTTCACCTCGCTATCACCAAAAGTTCCGTGATTGCCTTGACTTTGGTTGCTGTCGTTGGTAATTATCGTACTCATAGGGATTGCATAGCCACCATTGCTTCCATACCCAACTCCACCATTACCATCTGCGCCTCCTTGACTGCCATAAATGACAGAGTTAGAGCCAGAACTATGCTCCATAGAAGCTGAGTCCATACCCATTAGGTTGTGCAAAACATTAGGCTGAAAGAAATTGTGGGTATTTCCCAGTTGTAACTGATGAAAATCTTGAAAGTTGTTGGGAGCTTCAGAATCTTGTTCTTGCTTACACCAAACCCTTTGCCCATATGGGTAGTGCATGCTATAAGGTTGAGCTTGTTGGAATGCAAGAGTAGGCCAGCCATGGTGTACAGCACTACCATAGCCATTGATTCCATCGGTTAACCGAGAAGTGATGTTTTCATCATCTGTTCTTTGCCCGTCCACAGTCATCTCAGCCTGTTCAACATCCTTTAAACGCTTCGCAGCCCCACCAATGGGCAAAGTGCTGCTCTCCAGTATGCTTTTAACGTCATATCTGCTCATGTCAAAGTTTGTTACTGCATTCAGTCCTCGGAACTTGATGGCAGCAATGTCATAGGCCTCTGCTGCTTCCTCTTGGGTGCCtacatttaataagaaaatggaATGAAGTTGAACGTAAACCAGACCCGATAATGTTATTAAATACGTACTGCAGCCTGGCGGCTGTTAATTTGTATCTTCTTTCGATGtaattctttcatatttttttcttcgactatatactataatattactgCATTTGGATAGGGTGCTCTTCCGTATAGAAATTTACTAGGTTCACACCTATCATAGTATTCTTGTATGTTTGGAAGTACCATCGGGTTATTCTCAAAGAACAAACTAATTCACATGCGGAATAAGAACTCACTAAAGGTTCCCAAGTAAAGGTCTTTGTTCCCTGCAACTCTTCCTATTCTTGCTTGCCATCGTCCATGCTGGTGGTGTCTGTTACAAAAACCAATAGCAAGCTGTATATATAAGAAGTTAAGAACATGAATACTACTATTGCAACGGCCACGTCATACCCTGTCTAGATTACTGATGAGTAACTATATACTACAATAGGAACACGATAGGTTAGTACTCGTATTATTCCTTTCCATATTGTTATTCTTGTTAATTTCAAGAGCTGACTATTTAATTGATTTCTAAATATATACGAGATTtccagagaaaagaaaaaataaacaaggagGTGggaaaacatgcatgcatgaccaGAACCAAAGTTCAACATGaagtagctatatatataggttgCATTAATTATGTATAAAACCATGCACATTCCCAGTTAAACGTGTTAGAGTAATGTCATGGAGTGTGTAAATAtcatgcagtcgctttgaaaaagagtgagatctactattaacaaattaatttttttttttatgaatcccgtatttattaacttttttcaaagtgattatatgactcttacacactcacgactgtaactatcatttatcaatatattatattattattattatttttaataaacacATTAAACTCTTATTACCTTGTCACTCCTCTATAAATAGATGCACCCCGTGAAAACCCACTACTTTTCCTGCACCAAGAAAAACTCATATTGATTGgtcaattcataaattaaaatttatcatatatatatagcgtaAAGCGTACTAGAGAAACTGAATTCAtcatgaattaaaattaattacctTCGCAAAGACGCAACATACTCTTGCCTGGTCATGTGCTTCATTTCTTCCAACTCTTTCTCGTAGTTGCTAATCTGAATTTTTGTCgttaaaaaaggaagaaattagataaaatgtcAGAAATCAAAACCCTTGATATAATGGGTTATAAAATACATTAGAGAACCATTCGTTTCACTGCAGGTTATATTGGACAACATCCCCCGTTCACCGGGGATCGATGCTCTGTATATAGGACTACACGAacacattgtatatatatatataatgtgcatGCAtttcaatgtatatatatatatatatatagtagtccTGACATTTCCCCATTATCTTAAGGTTGAAGTACTGTATATATGTTGATATTAACGCAAACATTGGGAGATTAATTCTAATACAGCCAGTCGATAAAATGACTTGGCGGTCACTTAACTCTAATTCAGTACTTTAAGTTATTGACCAGAAGatcagatcatgatcatcagtgGAAACTTACAGGAAAATTTGTAGTGGTAGTTGTACCCCAGTATTTCAGTGCTGCTAAATCATAAGCTCTTGCTGCCTTTTCTTCTTTGTCGTAACCTCctacatatataaaaacaagCATGGcccataaacataaaatattccttcttcttttttctttttttacgcTGAAGAGAAATTTCAAtccagaaaacaaaacaaaaataataataatcattataaaaacagacttattttagcaagaaatagttatttttataggaaataattagacacaaataatcaattttcttgtagtgaacaagaaagagagatcaaaggaagaaaaaagaaaaaaggtatcCAACGAGTCCTTTTGTACTTACCCAAATAAACTGCAAGAATGTTGAGGACGCCCCACATGATCATGatatggaaaaaaagaaaaaatccacaTAAGGAAAGCACGAGTACTTGAAATACAACGTCGTcatgttttattaattagaaGGAATCGAAAAGAGACGCTAGCTAGCTGTTGATTTTGGAGATGCCGCAATGGGTAGAAAAGATCATATATGCTCTACCTTGTCTTCCTTTACGAGTTTGTCCCTCTCTTCTACAACTATTATCCCAAAGATGAGCCTCATATCTGCCCGTCCATCTGTGCCTGGAAAATCAGTTTAATCCTCGAAACATTAATGATCacaaaaacaactaaaatgtattatatataagaacgCAAAAGATACTGATCGAGGAACAAATCTTAGCAAACCTTGTTACACCACGGTATATAGAAGTCCTCTGTCCAAATGTATCAATGGATTTTCTTGGCACTGCCTCGATAGCACCAGTTTGGCTATCAAGCCCAGGTGTTGTCTTCTGCAGCTTATTATCCGATGAGGAACTCTCTCCACCACTTGCACCACCAGTAGTACTCGCCGTAAGAAGTGGCAGTGTCGAGCTAGACTGTGATCCGGTGCTCATTGAGAGCGACAAGGTTTGTGCACTTGCTAGGCTTCCGTTATTTCCACCACTACTTGCACCCGCACCATCGTTCTTGTTATCCTGCTGAGCCGGCGTTGGTGCCGGTTGGTTCCTCAGCCAGGTCTTGATCATGGACAAACCAATAGAGTTATTGTTGTGGATGCTACCACTACAACCGCCAGCGCCACTGCTTGCCACGCCGTTTGCTGCTTCTGAGGGTAACTGTAAGGAACAGTTATTGAACATGTAGTCACCATTGTTATTGTATGCGGCGTTTTCGTGATGCCCAAACGAGTGTCGGCCGAGGAAGTTCTCGAGCTTTGGCTGGTTTTGGTTTTCAAGGTTTTGGCTACTGCACGGGTTACCCATTAGCATAGATAGGTCTGTGGTGGTCTTGTAGTTAGTACTCGAGTTCATCCCTAAACCCTTCATATTCCAATCTGCAAAACagcataaaaaagttaaaaatcagATATTTCTGCTTATGTAATATTGTTTTTAGCTTGGGttcttagaaaatatatataaaaagcaaaggaaaacaaaagctCCGAACTGCTTGAAGATTATAATATTGCCATTTCtaagtatttcttttttctctctctttttcctttacttggactttcaaaaaatcaaatattaggGTTTTAGGACTTCAACTTTACAAAGACGAGAAAGAGATAAGAGAGTGTGTGGTGAGAGACAACCTTGAGCTTGATTGTTTCTATTGAATGCTTCAAGTATGCCGAAAGGTGGAGGGAGGTTGAGGGATGGAGCAGTCGAGTCAGAAGTGAGATCGAAGCAGTCGCCTGAGACATCTGTACCGGAGATGTCGTCAGAGTTGAAGGCAAGGCGAGGCTCGGTGTTTTGAGAGTGATCTTGATCAGCAGGCTGCGATGGGAGTTCTTGAGGGGAAAGAGAGAAACCCAACCAGTTCATGGAAGCCATATATCGTTTTGAAGGACTTGTGggtgaaaataatattgattGGCCGCTGAGCAAAGGGAGATGAGGAACTAGTTCATGCATGAactagaggagagagagagagagagcgagagagagagagagagagagagtccatgATGGAGAACAGAAGGACGATAAGAGGAAAGGTCAAAAAATAtgaggagaaaatgaaaaacccCTTTTCCGAAGCAACatgaagatcatatatatatacatatatcgaGAGTACTCGAACAGACACAAATCCTAAATGGGCGCCTCTTATTTAGGAGCACTTGTGTGATCTTTAAACTATTACTTAATTGCTCTTTGATAAATGCGAACAGAACATGGTAGAggctttcttaattttttttgttttgtttgggagaTAGTAATATGGTATTTATAAAAGGTTCGAGCTAGGCGCCCACATCATCAATACAAAATGAGGTTTTAAGATACATACATACACCATTCTCTCTCGTTTTTGGCTGATTAAGATCACCAAATCTCTCTGATCTATTCCCTGTCTAAACGAGAATGCATGAGTTTTCTGAAAAGAATAATCAAAAGGTGAACGAGCAGCAATAATTAATCTTGAATGAATTAGGCATGTTGTACTTATGTGGGTATATAGTAATTTAAAGTTCTTTTGGATATCAAACCAAACATTGTATTATATGGTGATTTTATGAGTGGTAATAAGCCTAACGCACATGCATGGGTCATACCTACGACCACGTGCTTtcgtaatctcaaaacaaagcCTGTTACATATCCCCCCTACCCACCAGCTTGGACTTCAAAATTGGTATCCCTGATTCTGTTCAACCtaacatttcatatttatttagaCTCATTAATCAAACTCTGTATATATCATATAGCTAGAGATCATAGAGATAGAACTTCTCGATCGAGCTAGCTGGATCTTCTTTCTGAGGAACACCTGTAGAAGAAGATGTTATTTTATCTGACAAAGTGTGACAAGAAACCCACACGCAGCCCCTCTCCACACCCATTTATTCATGCACACCTGGACAGTAGTCATTTCTTGTCAGACATGTTATCAGACTCAGACACCCTCCTTTTCATCtcattgctctctctctctctctctccctctctccttctgCCTACAAACAAACACCCATAACTTTCTCACATTCCATTCATCCAggttatattatttaactattatCCCCAAGACCTAATCATAAACTGCGATACCCCACTGCAACCGGGAGTCTctgatcctctctctctctctctctctgataaatactctctctctcaactgtGCACAAAACAATAATTCATGCATGACTGACACTTTTTTACAATGAAGAGAAATGCAGAGGGGAATCCtaaacatattatttaaaaaaaaaaaaagtgaaaaaaaataaatgggagATAGGCGGTTTGCACCTTGCACCCCTGTATGAGGACACTAACCCTTGTCTTCCGGCTCTCGGAGCTTATTATTTCATTCTCAAGTTTTAGTTTGAAGGGACAGATTGGAAGAAAAATACAAGGATTCAAAAGCATCACTTGATGTGATATCCCATTCAGTGCTAACTTTTGAAAAACTGAGCCTTTTTCTTTCACCTGCGGAAGTCATTaaaatttcatttgtttttcttttttcaaaagacaAAAAGACCAAATCCCTTACCCTATCTATTTACATGTTGGAACTTATACCGATTCAATtgtatgaaagaaaatgcattACGTACccaaatcaaaaccaaataaatgTCTTTTAAAAACGGTTGAAAaacctttaattattttacaagaaGATAGGCCAAAacttgacttaaaaaaaaaaacaagctaaTACTCTTGATAAAATCAACCAAATACTTGttgatattaaaaaagaacAGCCATCGACCAGTACTTTAAATAATAATGGCAATGAAGTTGTTATTGTTGAAATTATTGAAGAATCATCTAATAGTGATTCTTCTTTAACTTCTACTATTAAAGATATTGCTTTACttggaaaaaaaacattttattagtCATATTTTTAACAAGCATTGAaggaattttaaaacaaatattatctcGGCAAATATGAGTACGTAGTATTGAGCTCATACTTAATCTTCATCTAAGATCCATTTGTCGAGAATCATCTCTCAGTagatttctcataatatttactattgagacttctaaacaaaaaattagtttacacgaaactttgaaaaaaatttgaaaagaataataaatccAAAGATATTTCTACAAATGATTTATAACGAGAAGTtcgtattattaaaaaataaattatagaacTTAAAGCAGAGATCAATaatctcaaatctgaaaatgattctTTTAAACAAGGTCAAATTGGTGCCACCATCGTAGAAACTTGGGGGGAAAttcagttttgaattttttgtcaaaattcatAAACCAAGAGTGTGACATCTTCGGAGTTTGAAACAACAAGGATTTGAACTATGCATCAACATAATTGTAGTAACAATAAACAATGTCAACATTTGGAAGCCTCTTCTTTGTATAAGGATGGGATCCCCATTTTTCTtcgataataatatttaatatataagtactATAATAAATCAATTTAGTCTTATCGATCTTATCATAGATAGGACTTCTGGTAAAAGGTTATTAAATTGATTAGTCTATACTCGAAGATGAGAATAGTATTGGAGGTTTTTTGCTGGATTCTCAGAAATCCAATAAAAACTTGGTGGAAAATAACTCGTTGCAGTTTTGAAGGAGTTTGTGTTTATGGACCTAATTGGTTCGACATAAAACAGGCtctaggaaaatatttttttgaggtACTCAGTTTTGGAAGTAGGATAATACTAAGTCGAATTAACAGGTTTGGCGTAGAGATCATAAGGCGTACTAAGAGCAGTTGAAAATGAAACAGGTTTAACAATGGGAATACTACCAAGAGTAGTAAACCTGTTAGCAATTCAAGTGGGGTATCTGGAGTAGGAGGCTCATGTTTAACAATTTTGGTATCCTGACAAAGATCTGGTATCCCAAACCAACACCCCTTGATTTACACTTGAAGAAAGAATATTTCAAACTCAATTTTCTTATTCTGCTGACAaaatttatgaatgaaatattgacGGATTATCTGAACAAGCGATCCTCAATATCATGAGTAAAATGTCTATGGTTGCAAATGCTTATATTAACAACAATCTCAGTTGTCTAAGATTGTCACTATTTTAACTACTGGTTTTTCTGGAATGCTTCGACACTGGTGGGATAAACATCTCATAGGAGAAGCAATGGAAACCATTCAGAATGCTATTACGCATGATGACGAAGGGttaacaattttttatgaaactatTGGAATGAGAATTTCTGATGGTGTTAACACTTTGATCTACActattgttaaatattttgttggaaTTCCCTCCAACATTACTAACCGTATAAgtgattatttaaataatttgagacgTCTTCAAATGTCTGATTATAGATGTTATCAAGATGTTTTCATGTCCAGAATAATACTTAGAGACGATAGTCATAAGCTTTActggaaataaaaatttattgatggattatctCATTTATTTGTTCACAAAGTTAAGAATGAACTTACTGATATTTCGGCACTCCTTGATTATGATGATTATACCTATGGTGATATGTTGAGCACAATTAAGAAGTTTGGTattagtatgtgtaatgatcaaAGAATGTTTCGTCAACAGATGAAGAATAttaagaaagccaaatatgaaatgagaaatttttgtgaacaatttggcgTTCCTCCTATTGCTCCATCTAGACAAAAACAGAAATATTCCAGTAAGTATTCCAAACCTCACGgtggaaaaaagagaaaaccaTGATGATTTTTACAAACAATCCTTTAATAAAAaaccttttaataaaaaaaagagtttccAAAACAGAGAGGATTGAATCATACCAAGGATActagttttaaatttcttgaatCTAGCATCCTGTAAACAAAGAAGTACTAAAGCATTGATACTTTTCCTCATTAGAGGTTTAACAGCAACTTGAACAGAACCGATATGTAGAAACTTGTAACCTTTTACCAGAAAATCTTGAATTGATTTTCAGTTAAACAAGCAATATTTTTCATGGGTTTGTTCAACAATTTTAGCATTGAAGAGcatacattttttctttccattttcttttaacacgtaatttttcaaaatcagaAAAAGTAGCATGCTAAGTTTTTCTCTTATCACGATTTTCAGTTAAACTATATtctttaaataaagaaattaaatcaatttcaaaagctCTATTTATCACAGTAAGCTGGCCGTGATGAATAGGCACAACCATATCTAAAACTGTAaaagataaagatgaaacatcttcttcttcttggggCGAGCTCCCCTTTTATAGGTGAAGGAGGAATGTTTAACAAAGCAAACAATAAAAGCAAACAGTACTATCAGTTCAATAGTACAAGAATCTTGTCAGAATGGCAGGCGACCAATCAGTCTTTTTAGGGACGGTAGTCACTTGGTGCTTATGAGTATTTTGTTGGTTTCTGTCGACAGATCAATCATCAGATAATCTTGGAGTGTCTTCTGAATTATGTCCAAATATGTTACTGTAGAGATCAGTAACTGAAGCTTTAGATGATGCTTCTGACTTAGTATcagaattatttttatcagttttaTCATTGTTCTGCAATTGCTTCTGTAGTAGataaatcaaatcattttttgttAATCCTTGGATCAGATTCTTCTTTTCCTTGGATTTAGAAGATTTGCTGGATTTATCATATTTAACAGAAGTGACAGTTTTAGCAGAAGTAGTGGCCTTAGTGTTTGGATATTCAAGCAGAGCATTCTGTTTAACAGGCAAAAATTCCTCAATACTCTTCAAGTCTGGAGTAGTTTGAGGAAAATATCGAGCAACATTGTCAATAACATCTTGTGTGTGGGAAAACCTATCCCACCACTTGACAAAACCATTATCGGACTAAAAAATCATCATTCCAATCATAGTTCCCTTTTAATATCCAAGGGACTTTGTATCTCTCACAAAAATTGAAGAAGTAGGAAAAATTTGTATTACTCCTGTGGATGAATTTTCTGTTTTGATCTTTAGTAAGTTCAACTTGCTTTCTTTTGTGAGTTAGAAATTAATGTCTTTGTTTCAAAGTCCCTTTCGAAAATGAAAACTGCTAACATGGACGAGGGCAAGGGGGGCCTTGGCCCCAAGCTttgattcatataaatatatatatatatatatatattataaccttgtgtctaatttgtatatatttcttAGTGTTTGATacttttgttattattgttgtCCACAATTCATAACTAGCAccgatcacttctttataaatagACAATCTTAAGGCATGTCTTGCAAATTGTCAACAAATTTTTAAGAGATCtttcttatattcatcaaattAGAAATTGGTCtcatttaagattttatagtaattacattttcttttcttgttttattttaagaaattaaattagattatcATATTCACGTTGGATATGtctcttttaaatttgtaattatctaggtgaaatatatttaacaaaatacaTTGTGTAGTAGTAAAGtttaaatatatcacattactACTATACATTAatcaacaaaatacaaaatgtaGTTTCTGGTTTACatacctctttttttttataattcttatataGATCATTTCCATAGTTTAATATATTCTCTTAATTGCAACATATGAAAAACGTAAGAACAATAGTAGTCAGTTTCTATTGatatcaaataacaaactctctaaatctatctatattatattaaaatatatatttttaattttcatttatataaaattttttaattctaatagTAACTAGAATATTTATTCCTTATTAAAAAAGCTCACACTAAAGTACGACATTTTCCGGCAAATCATATTATTCCAACAGACATAATTTTCTAACAGtcatatttttccaacaatCATACTCTTCTAACGGTCTTATTCTTCCAacggatatatattttttaatttcttaacgTTCATATTATTCCAACGGACATAATTTTCTAACagtcatattttttcaacggtCATACTCTtccaaatgatatatttttttaattgctaTATTTTTCCAACAGTTATATTCTTTAACTGCAAAGCAGAacattttctcaacaattttattcacttcaactcaagtttctttgtaaaattatttttttattttctcccaATGGACCA belongs to Juglans regia cultivar Chandler chromosome 8, Walnut 2.0, whole genome shotgun sequence and includes:
- the LOC108986097 gene encoding AP2-like ethylene-responsive transcription factor BBM, translated to MHELVPHLPLLSGQSILFSPTSPSKRYMASMNWLGFSLSPQELPSQPADQDHSQNTEPRLAFNSDDISGTDVSGDCFDLTSDSTAPSLNLPPPFGILEAFNRNNQAQDWNMKGLGMNSSTNYKTTTDLSMLMGNPCSSQNLENQNQPKLENFLGRHSFGHHENAAYNNNGDYMFNNCSLQLPSEAANGVASSGAGGCSGSIHNNNSIGLSMIKTWLRNQPAPTPAQQDNKNDGAGASSGGNNGSLASAQTLSLSMSTGSQSSSTLPLLTASTTGGASGGESSSSDNKLQKTTPGLDSQTGAIEAVPRKSIDTFGQRTSIYRGVTRHRWTGRYEAHLWDNSCRREGQTRKGRQVYLGGYDKEEKAARAYDLAALKYWGTTTTTNFPISNYEKELEEMKHMTRQEYVASLRRKSSGFSRGASIYRGVTRHHQHGRWQARIGRVAGNKDLYLGTFSTQEEAAEAYDIAAIKFRGLNAVTNFDMSRYDVKSILESSTLPIGGAAKRLKDVEQAEMTVDGQRTDDENITSRLTDGINGYGSAVHHGWPTLAFQQAQPYSMHYPYGQRVWCKQEQDSEAPNNFQDFHQLQLGNTHNFFQPNVLHNLMGMDSASMEHSSGSNSVIYGSQGGADGNGGVGYGSNGGYAIPMSTIITNDSNQSQGNHGTFGDSEVKALGYENVFASADPYQARNLYYLSQHSTASVVKTTTAYDQGSMCNNWVPTAVPTLAPRSSNMAVCHAAAPTFTVWNDT